In Canis lupus familiaris isolate Mischka breed German Shepherd chromosome 9, alternate assembly UU_Cfam_GSD_1.0, whole genome shotgun sequence, a single window of DNA contains:
- the WNK4 gene encoding serine/threonine-protein kinase WNK4 isoform X7 yields the protein MLKGLQHPNIVRFYDSWKSVLRGQVCIVLVTELMTSGTLKTYLRRFREMKPRVLQRWSRQILRGLHFLHSRVPPILHRDLKCDNVFITGPSGSVKIGDLGLATLKRASFAKSVIGTPEFMAPEMYEEKYDEAVDVYAFGMCMLEMATSEYPYSECQNAAQIYRKVTSGNAPHFTKTGMQEDMFKGTKPNSFYKVKMPEVKEIIEGCIRTDKNERFTIQDLLAHAFFREERGVHVELAEEDDGEKPGLKLWLRMEDARRGGRPRDNQAIEFLFQLGRDAAEEVAQEMVALGLVCEADYQPVARAVRERVAAIQRKREKLRKARELEALPPAPGPQAATVPMTPGPPSVFPHEPEEPEADQHQPFLFRHASYSSTTSDCETDGYLSSSGFLDASDPAFQPPGGVPSSPAESHLCLPSAFALSIPRSGPGSDFSPGDSYASDAASGLSDVGEGMACMRRPPGRNLRRRPRSRLRVTSVSDQNDRVVECQLQTHNSKMVTFRFDLDGDSPEEIAAAMVYNEFILPSERAGFLSRIREIIQRVETLLKRDTGPVEAAEDPLGPQEEPVPLPALSSPLPDQSCAELQSSTSLEQRSWAAFSTSSSSPGTPLSPGNLFSPGTPETPVSPSPIFPITSSPYPSPSPFSQVSSNLPQHSPNSLLGFSPSAAQFPVPTSHCLQSSILPSPASSPSCSQSALSPPSFLSCPSTSPLPSTTAAPLLSLASAFSLAVMTVAQSLLSPSPGLLSQSPVAPPGPLPSLPLPAPPAASPPTAEMESEAPPNPARPLLGEARLAPISEEGKPQLVGRFQVTSSKEPAEPLPLQPALPTLSSSLKPPTPQLTSESSDTEDSAGSGPEAREALAESDRAAEGLGAGVEEEGDDGKEPRVGGSPPPHSHPSPVWMNYSYSSLCLSSEESESSGEDEEFWAQLQSLRQKHLSEVEALQTLQKKEIEDLYSRLGKQPPPGIVAPAAMLSSRQRRLSKGSFPTSRRNSLQRSEPLGPVNSEQKPCVSPTPGPTMELVHSESADQHNCARRPQY from the exons ATGCTCAAGGGGCTGCAGCACCCCAACATCGTCCGCTTCTACGACTCGTGGAAGTCAGTGCTGAGGGGCCAGGTTTGCATTGTGCTGGTCACCGAACTCATGACCTCCGGCACCCTCAAGAC ATACCTGAGGCGGTTCCGCGAGATGAAGCCACGAGTCCTTCAGCGCTGGAGCCGCCAGATCCTCCGGGGTCTTCATTTCCTACACTCCCGGGTACCCCCCATTCTGCACAGGGATCTCAAGTGCGACAACGTCTTTATTACGGGCCCTTCCGGTTCGGTCAAGATTGGGGACCTGGGCCTGGCCACGCTCAAGCGGGCCTCCTTTGCCAAGAGCGTGATCG GGACCCCTGAGTTCATGGCTCCTGAGATGTACGAGGAAAAGTACGATGAGGCCGTGGACGTGTACGCGTTCGGCATGTGCATGCTGGAGATGGCGACCTCGGAGTACCCTTACTCAGAGTGCCAGAATGCCGCGCAAATCTACCGCAAGGTCACTTCG GGTAATGCCCCGCACTTTACAAAAACTGGCATGCAGGAAGACATGTTCAAG GGCACAAAGCCAAACAGCTTCTACAAGGTGAAGATGCCGGAGGTGAAGGAGATCATTGAAGGCTGCATCCGCACGGATAAGAACGAGAG ATTCACCATCCAGGACCTGCTGGCTCACGCCTTCTTCCGCGAGGAGCGCGGCGTGCACGTGGAGCTGGCGGAGGAGGACGACGGTGAGAAGCCAGGCCTGAAGCTCTGGCTGCGCATGGAGGAcgcgcggcgcggggggcgcccGCGGGACAACCAGGCCATAGAGTTCCTGTTCCAACTGGGCCGGGACGCGGCAGAGGAGGTGGCGCAGGAGATG GTGGCCCTGGGTTTAGTCTGTGAAGCTGATTACCAGCCAGTGGCCCGTGCAGTACGTGAACGAGTTGCTGCTATCCAGCGAAAGCGTGAGAAGCTGCGCAAAGCTAGGGAGTTGGAGGCCCTACCCCCTGCACCAGGACCTCAAGCAGCAACTGTCCCCATGACTCCTGGTCCCCCCAGTGTCTTCCCCCATGAGCCTgaggagccagaggcagaccAGCACCAGCCTTTCCTCTTCCGCCATGCCAGCTACTCATCTACCACCT cgGATTGCGAGACTGATGGCTACCTCAGCTCCTCCGGCTTCCTGGATGCCTCAGACCCTGCCTTTCAGCCCCCTGGGGGGGTGCCATCCAGCCCCGCTGAGTCCCATCTCTGCCTGCCCTCG GCTTTTGCCCTCTCCATCCCACGTTCTGGCCCTGGCAGCGACTTTTCCCCGGGAGACAG ctATGCCTCAGATGCAGCATCAGGCCTTAGTGATGTGGGAGAAGGGATGGCATGCATGAGGAGACCCCCAGGGAGAAATCTCCGGCGCAGACCGAGATCCCGGCTGCGGGTCACTAGT GTCTCAGACCAGAATGACAGAGTGGTTGAGTGCCAGCTACAGACCCACAATAGCAAGATGGTGACCTTCCGATTTGATCTGGATGGGGACAGCCCAGAGGAGATTGCAGCTGCCATg GTATATAACGAGTTCATTCTGCCCTCGGAGCGAGCTGGCTTCCTGAGCCGTATTCGGGAGATTATCCAGCGAGTGGAGACCCTATTGAAGAGAGATACTGGCCCTGTGGAGGCTGCTGAGGACCCCCTGGGCCCCCAG GAGGAGCCAGTACCATTGCCTGCCCTTTCAAGCCCCCTTCCAGACCAATCCTGTG CAGAGCTCCAGAGCAGCACTTCCCTGGAGCAGCGGAGCTGGGCAGCCTTCTCTACCTCCTCATCTTCTCCTGGAACCCCCTTGTCTCCTGGAAACCTGTTTTCCCCTGGAACCCCTGAAACCCCTGTTTCCCCAAGTCCCATCTTCCCCATCACTTCTTCCCCATACCCCAgcccttcccctttctcccaaGTCTCTTCAAATCTCCCCCAACACTCCCCCAACtctctgcttggattctctcccaGTGCTGCCCAGTTCCCTGTCCCAACCTCTCATTGTCTGCAGAGCTCCATCCTCCCTtcacctgcctcctctcccagtTGTTCCCAGTCGgctctttctcccccttccttcctctcctgcccttccacttctcccctcccctccaccactgcagcccctctcctctctctggctAGTGCCTTCTCGCTGGCTGTAATGACTGTGGCCCAGTCCCTGCTGTCTCCCTCACCTGGGCTCCTGTCCCAGTCCCCTGTGGCCCCTCCTGGTCCCCTACCTAGCCTGCCCCTGCCCGCTCCCCCTGCGGCTTCACCTCCAACAGCTGAGATGGAGAGTGAG GCCCCACCAAATCCTGCTCGGCCGCTCCTGGGTGAAGCCAGACTAGCACCCATCTCTGAAG AGGGAAAGCCACAGCTTGTGGGGCGTTTCCAAGTGACTTCATCCAAGGAACCGGCTGAGCCTCTTCCCCTGCAACCAGCACTCCCAACTCTCTCCAGTTCCCTGAAGCCTCCAACCCCTCAGCTGACCTCAGAGAGCTCAGACACAGAGGATAGTGCTGGAAGTgggccagaggccagggaggctcTGGCTGAGAGTGACCGTGCAGCTGAAGGCCTAGGGGCTGGAGTTGAGGAGGAAGGGGACGATGGGAAGGAACCCCGAGTGGggggcagccccccaccccacagtcaTCCCAGCCCGGTATGGATGAACTACTCCTACAGCAGCCTGTGTCTGAGCAGTGAGGAATccgagagcagtggggaggatgAGGAATTCTGGGCTCAGCTGCAGAGCCTTCGGCAGAA GCACTTGTCAGAGGTGGAGGCACTACAGACACTACagaagaaggaaattgaggaCTTGTACAGCCGGCTTGGGAAGCAGCCCCCACCGGGGATAGTGGCCCCAGCTGCGATGCTGTCCAGCCGCCAGCGCCGCCTCTCTAAGGGCAGCTTCCCCACCTCCCGCCGCAACAGCCTGCAGCGCTCCGAGCCCCTGGGCCCGG tGAATTCAGAACAGAAGCCATGCGTCTCCCCCACACCAGGGCCCACCATGGAGCTTGTACACTCAGAATCTGCTGACCAACACAACTGTGCAAGAAGACCCCAGTACTGA
- the WNK4 gene encoding serine/threonine-protein kinase WNK4 isoform X6 produces MLAPPTSETAVPMSQAEADLGLRPPPPLAAAAAAAAGPPRLGPPPRRARRFSGKAEPRPRSSRLSRRSSVDLGLLSLWSQPASPVPEPPDPPDSAGAGPARSPPPSRPEPPEGTWTGGAPVKAADSTRPELPGSTGGPGGRDPQTAPEAAARERQREQEEKEDTETQAVATSPDGRYLKFDIEIGRGSFKTVYRGLDTDTTVEVAWCELQTRKLSRTERQRFSEEVEMLKGLQHPNIVRFYDSWKSVLRGQVCIVLVTELMTSGTLKTYLRRFREMKPRVLQRWSRQILRGLHFLHSRVPPILHRDLKCDNVFITGPSGSVKIGDLGLATLKRASFAKSVIGTPEFMAPEMYEEKYDEAVDVYAFGMCMLEMATSEYPYSECQNAAQIYRKVTSGNAPHFTKTGMQEDMFKGTKPNSFYKVKMPEVKEIIEGCIRTDKNERFTIQDLLAHAFFREERGVHVELAEEDDGEKPGLKLWLRMEDARRGGRPRDNQAIEFLFQLGRDAAEEVAQEMVALGLVCEADYQPVARAVRERVAAIQRKREKLRKARELEALPPAPGPQAATVPMTPGPPSVFPHEPEEPEADQHQPFLFRHASYSSTTSDCETDGYLSSSGFLDASDPAFQPPGGVPSSPAESHLCLPSAFALSIPRSGPGSDFSPGDSYASDAASGLSDVGEGMACMRRPPGRNLRRRPRSRLRVTSVSDQNDRVVECQLQTHNSKMVTFRFDLDGDSPEEIAAAMVYNEFILPSERAGFLSRIREIIQRVETLLKRDTGPVEAAEDPLGPQEEPVPLPALSSPLPDQSCAELQSSTSLEQRSWAAFSTSSSSPGTPLSPGNLFSPGTPETPVSPSPIFPITSSPYPSPSPFSQVSSNLPQHSPNSLLGFSPSAAQFPVPTSHCLQSSILPSPASSPSCSQSALSPPSFLSCPSTSPLPSTTAAPLLSLASAFSLAVMTVAQSLLSPSPGLLSQSPVAPPGPLPSLPLPAPPAASPPTAEMESEAPPNPARPLLGEARLAPISEEGKPQLVGRFQVTSSKEPAEPLPLQPALPTLSSSLKPPTPQLTSESSDTEDSAGSGPEAREALAESDRAAEGLGAGVEEEGDDGKEPRVGGSPPPHSHPSPVWMNYSYSSLCLSSEESESSGEDEEFWAQLQSLRQKHLSEVEALQTLQKKEIEDLYSRLGKQPPPGIVAPAAMLSSRQRRLSKGSFPTSRRNSLQRSEPLGPVNSEQKPCVSPTPGPTMELVHSESADQHNCARRPQY; encoded by the exons ATGCTGGCACCCCCGACCTCCGAGACTGCAGTCCCCATGTCCCAGGCGGAGGCCGACCTGGGCCTGCGGCCCCCGCCGCctctcgccgccgccgccgccgccgccgccggtcCGCCCCGCCTCGGGCCCCCTCCTCGCCGGGCGCGCCGCTTCTCCGGGAAGGCTGAGCCCCGGCCGCGCTCTTCCCGTCTCAGCCGCCGAAGCTCCGTCGACTTGGGACTGCTGAGCTTGTGGTCCCAGCCAGCTTCACCCGTTCCGGAGCCCCCTGATCCTCCGGACTCCGCTGGTGCCGGCCCCGCGAGGAGCCCACCGCCTAGCCGTCCAGAGCCCCCCGAGGGCACGTGGACTGGGGGAGCCCCGGTGAAGGCTGCAGACTCCACGCGTCCAGAGCTCCCGGGCTCCAcagggggccccgggggccgggATCCGCAGACTGCCCCCGAAGCTGCGGCTCGGGAGCGGCAGCGGGagcaggaggaaaaggaggacaCGGAGACCCAGGCAGTGGCAACATCCCCGGATGGCCGATACCTCAAGTTTGACATCGAGATTGGACGTGGCTCGTTCAAGACGGTGTATCGAGGGCTGGACACTGACACCACGGTGGAGGTGGCCTGGTGTGAGCTGCAG ACTCGGAAACTGTCTCGAACCGAGCGGCAGCGATTCTCTGAGGAAGTGGAGATGCTCAAGGGGCTGCAGCACCCCAACATCGTCCGCTTCTACGACTCGTGGAAGTCAGTGCTGAGGGGCCAGGTTTGCATTGTGCTGGTCACCGAACTCATGACCTCCGGCACCCTCAAGAC ATACCTGAGGCGGTTCCGCGAGATGAAGCCACGAGTCCTTCAGCGCTGGAGCCGCCAGATCCTCCGGGGTCTTCATTTCCTACACTCCCGGGTACCCCCCATTCTGCACAGGGATCTCAAGTGCGACAACGTCTTTATTACGGGCCCTTCCGGTTCGGTCAAGATTGGGGACCTGGGCCTGGCCACGCTCAAGCGGGCCTCCTTTGCCAAGAGCGTGATCG GGACCCCTGAGTTCATGGCTCCTGAGATGTACGAGGAAAAGTACGATGAGGCCGTGGACGTGTACGCGTTCGGCATGTGCATGCTGGAGATGGCGACCTCGGAGTACCCTTACTCAGAGTGCCAGAATGCCGCGCAAATCTACCGCAAGGTCACTTCG GGTAATGCCCCGCACTTTACAAAAACTGGCATGCAGGAAGACATGTTCAAG GGCACAAAGCCAAACAGCTTCTACAAGGTGAAGATGCCGGAGGTGAAGGAGATCATTGAAGGCTGCATCCGCACGGATAAGAACGAGAG ATTCACCATCCAGGACCTGCTGGCTCACGCCTTCTTCCGCGAGGAGCGCGGCGTGCACGTGGAGCTGGCGGAGGAGGACGACGGTGAGAAGCCAGGCCTGAAGCTCTGGCTGCGCATGGAGGAcgcgcggcgcggggggcgcccGCGGGACAACCAGGCCATAGAGTTCCTGTTCCAACTGGGCCGGGACGCGGCAGAGGAGGTGGCGCAGGAGATG GTGGCCCTGGGTTTAGTCTGTGAAGCTGATTACCAGCCAGTGGCCCGTGCAGTACGTGAACGAGTTGCTGCTATCCAGCGAAAGCGTGAGAAGCTGCGCAAAGCTAGGGAGTTGGAGGCCCTACCCCCTGCACCAGGACCTCAAGCAGCAACTGTCCCCATGACTCCTGGTCCCCCCAGTGTCTTCCCCCATGAGCCTgaggagccagaggcagaccAGCACCAGCCTTTCCTCTTCCGCCATGCCAGCTACTCATCTACCACCT cgGATTGCGAGACTGATGGCTACCTCAGCTCCTCCGGCTTCCTGGATGCCTCAGACCCTGCCTTTCAGCCCCCTGGGGGGGTGCCATCCAGCCCCGCTGAGTCCCATCTCTGCCTGCCCTCG GCTTTTGCCCTCTCCATCCCACGTTCTGGCCCTGGCAGCGACTTTTCCCCGGGAGACAG ctATGCCTCAGATGCAGCATCAGGCCTTAGTGATGTGGGAGAAGGGATGGCATGCATGAGGAGACCCCCAGGGAGAAATCTCCGGCGCAGACCGAGATCCCGGCTGCGGGTCACTAGT GTCTCAGACCAGAATGACAGAGTGGTTGAGTGCCAGCTACAGACCCACAATAGCAAGATGGTGACCTTCCGATTTGATCTGGATGGGGACAGCCCAGAGGAGATTGCAGCTGCCATg GTATATAACGAGTTCATTCTGCCCTCGGAGCGAGCTGGCTTCCTGAGCCGTATTCGGGAGATTATCCAGCGAGTGGAGACCCTATTGAAGAGAGATACTGGCCCTGTGGAGGCTGCTGAGGACCCCCTGGGCCCCCAG GAGGAGCCAGTACCATTGCCTGCCCTTTCAAGCCCCCTTCCAGACCAATCCTGTG CAGAGCTCCAGAGCAGCACTTCCCTGGAGCAGCGGAGCTGGGCAGCCTTCTCTACCTCCTCATCTTCTCCTGGAACCCCCTTGTCTCCTGGAAACCTGTTTTCCCCTGGAACCCCTGAAACCCCTGTTTCCCCAAGTCCCATCTTCCCCATCACTTCTTCCCCATACCCCAgcccttcccctttctcccaaGTCTCTTCAAATCTCCCCCAACACTCCCCCAACtctctgcttggattctctcccaGTGCTGCCCAGTTCCCTGTCCCAACCTCTCATTGTCTGCAGAGCTCCATCCTCCCTtcacctgcctcctctcccagtTGTTCCCAGTCGgctctttctcccccttccttcctctcctgcccttccacttctcccctcccctccaccactgcagcccctctcctctctctggctAGTGCCTTCTCGCTGGCTGTAATGACTGTGGCCCAGTCCCTGCTGTCTCCCTCACCTGGGCTCCTGTCCCAGTCCCCTGTGGCCCCTCCTGGTCCCCTACCTAGCCTGCCCCTGCCCGCTCCCCCTGCGGCTTCACCTCCAACAGCTGAGATGGAGAGTGAG GCCCCACCAAATCCTGCTCGGCCGCTCCTGGGTGAAGCCAGACTAGCACCCATCTCTGAAG AGGGAAAGCCACAGCTTGTGGGGCGTTTCCAAGTGACTTCATCCAAGGAACCGGCTGAGCCTCTTCCCCTGCAACCAGCACTCCCAACTCTCTCCAGTTCCCTGAAGCCTCCAACCCCTCAGCTGACCTCAGAGAGCTCAGACACAGAGGATAGTGCTGGAAGTgggccagaggccagggaggctcTGGCTGAGAGTGACCGTGCAGCTGAAGGCCTAGGGGCTGGAGTTGAGGAGGAAGGGGACGATGGGAAGGAACCCCGAGTGGggggcagccccccaccccacagtcaTCCCAGCCCGGTATGGATGAACTACTCCTACAGCAGCCTGTGTCTGAGCAGTGAGGAATccgagagcagtggggaggatgAGGAATTCTGGGCTCAGCTGCAGAGCCTTCGGCAGAA GCACTTGTCAGAGGTGGAGGCACTACAGACACTACagaagaaggaaattgaggaCTTGTACAGCCGGCTTGGGAAGCAGCCCCCACCGGGGATAGTGGCCCCAGCTGCGATGCTGTCCAGCCGCCAGCGCCGCCTCTCTAAGGGCAGCTTCCCCACCTCCCGCCGCAACAGCCTGCAGCGCTCCGAGCCCCTGGGCCCGG tGAATTCAGAACAGAAGCCATGCGTCTCCCCCACACCAGGGCCCACCATGGAGCTTGTACACTCAGAATCTGCTGACCAACACAACTGTGCAAGAAGACCCCAGTACTGA
- the WNK4 gene encoding serine/threonine-protein kinase WNK4 isoform X3, translated as MLAPPTSETAVPMSQAEADLGLRPPPPLAAAAAAAAGPPRLGPPPRRARRFSGKAEPRPRSSRLSRRSSVDLGLLSLWSQPASPVPEPPDPPDSAGAGPARSPPPSRPEPPEGTWTGGAPVKAADSTRPELPGSTGGPGGRDPQTAPEAAARERQREQEEKEDTETQAVATSPDGRYLKFDIEIGRGSFKTVYRGLDTDTTVEVAWCELQTRKLSRTERQRFSEEVEMLKGLQHPNIVRFYDSWKSVLRGQVCIVLVTELMTSGTLKTYLRRFREMKPRVLQRWSRQILRGLHFLHSRVPPILHRDLKCDNVFITGPSGSVKIGDLGLATLKRASFAKSVIGTPEFMAPEMYEEKYDEAVDVYAFGMCMLEMATSEYPYSECQNAAQIYRKVTSGTKPNSFYKVKMPEVKEIIEGCIRTDKNERFTIQDLLAHAFFREERGVHVELAEEDDGEKPGLKLWLRMEDARRGGRPRDNQAIEFLFQLGRDAAEEVAQEMVALGLVCEADYQPVARAVRERVAAIQRKREKLRKARELEALPPAPGPQAATVPMTPGPPSVFPHEPEEPEADQHQPFLFRHASYSSTTSDCETDGYLSSSGFLDASDPAFQPPGGVPSSPAESHLCLPSAFALSIPRSGPGSDFSPGDSYASDAASGLSDVGEGMACMRRPPGRNLRRRPRSRLRVTSVSDQNDRVVECQLQTHNSKMVTFRFDLDGDSPEEIAAAMVYNEFILPSERAGFLSRIREIIQRVETLLKRDTGPVEAAEDPLGPQEEPVPLPALSSPLPDQSCAELQSSTSLEQRSWAAFSTSSSSPGTPLSPGNLFSPGTPETPVSPSPIFPITSSPYPSPSPFSQVSSNLPQHSPNSLLGFSPSAAQFPVPTSHCLQSSILPSPASSPSCSQSALSPPSFLSCPSTSPLPSTTAAPLLSLASAFSLAVMTVAQSLLSPSPGLLSQSPVAPPGPLPSLPLPAPPAASPPTAEMESEAPPNPARPLLGEARLAPISEEGKPQLVGRFQVTSSKEPAEPLPLQPALPTLSSSLKPPTPQLTSESSDTEDSAGSGPEAREALAESDRAAEGLGAGVEEEGDDGKEPRVGGSPPPHSHPSPVWMNYSYSSLCLSSEESESSGEDEEFWAQLQSLRQKHLSEVEALQTLQKKEIEDLYSRLGKQPPPGIVAPAAMLSSRQRRLSKGSFPTSRRNSLQRSEPLGPVNSEQKPCVSPTPGPTMELVHSESADQHNCARRPQY; from the exons ATGCTGGCACCCCCGACCTCCGAGACTGCAGTCCCCATGTCCCAGGCGGAGGCCGACCTGGGCCTGCGGCCCCCGCCGCctctcgccgccgccgccgccgccgccgccggtcCGCCCCGCCTCGGGCCCCCTCCTCGCCGGGCGCGCCGCTTCTCCGGGAAGGCTGAGCCCCGGCCGCGCTCTTCCCGTCTCAGCCGCCGAAGCTCCGTCGACTTGGGACTGCTGAGCTTGTGGTCCCAGCCAGCTTCACCCGTTCCGGAGCCCCCTGATCCTCCGGACTCCGCTGGTGCCGGCCCCGCGAGGAGCCCACCGCCTAGCCGTCCAGAGCCCCCCGAGGGCACGTGGACTGGGGGAGCCCCGGTGAAGGCTGCAGACTCCACGCGTCCAGAGCTCCCGGGCTCCAcagggggccccgggggccgggATCCGCAGACTGCCCCCGAAGCTGCGGCTCGGGAGCGGCAGCGGGagcaggaggaaaaggaggacaCGGAGACCCAGGCAGTGGCAACATCCCCGGATGGCCGATACCTCAAGTTTGACATCGAGATTGGACGTGGCTCGTTCAAGACGGTGTATCGAGGGCTGGACACTGACACCACGGTGGAGGTGGCCTGGTGTGAGCTGCAG ACTCGGAAACTGTCTCGAACCGAGCGGCAGCGATTCTCTGAGGAAGTGGAGATGCTCAAGGGGCTGCAGCACCCCAACATCGTCCGCTTCTACGACTCGTGGAAGTCAGTGCTGAGGGGCCAGGTTTGCATTGTGCTGGTCACCGAACTCATGACCTCCGGCACCCTCAAGAC ATACCTGAGGCGGTTCCGCGAGATGAAGCCACGAGTCCTTCAGCGCTGGAGCCGCCAGATCCTCCGGGGTCTTCATTTCCTACACTCCCGGGTACCCCCCATTCTGCACAGGGATCTCAAGTGCGACAACGTCTTTATTACGGGCCCTTCCGGTTCGGTCAAGATTGGGGACCTGGGCCTGGCCACGCTCAAGCGGGCCTCCTTTGCCAAGAGCGTGATCG GGACCCCTGAGTTCATGGCTCCTGAGATGTACGAGGAAAAGTACGATGAGGCCGTGGACGTGTACGCGTTCGGCATGTGCATGCTGGAGATGGCGACCTCGGAGTACCCTTACTCAGAGTGCCAGAATGCCGCGCAAATCTACCGCAAGGTCACTTCG GGCACAAAGCCAAACAGCTTCTACAAGGTGAAGATGCCGGAGGTGAAGGAGATCATTGAAGGCTGCATCCGCACGGATAAGAACGAGAG ATTCACCATCCAGGACCTGCTGGCTCACGCCTTCTTCCGCGAGGAGCGCGGCGTGCACGTGGAGCTGGCGGAGGAGGACGACGGTGAGAAGCCAGGCCTGAAGCTCTGGCTGCGCATGGAGGAcgcgcggcgcggggggcgcccGCGGGACAACCAGGCCATAGAGTTCCTGTTCCAACTGGGCCGGGACGCGGCAGAGGAGGTGGCGCAGGAGATG GTGGCCCTGGGTTTAGTCTGTGAAGCTGATTACCAGCCAGTGGCCCGTGCAGTACGTGAACGAGTTGCTGCTATCCAGCGAAAGCGTGAGAAGCTGCGCAAAGCTAGGGAGTTGGAGGCCCTACCCCCTGCACCAGGACCTCAAGCAGCAACTGTCCCCATGACTCCTGGTCCCCCCAGTGTCTTCCCCCATGAGCCTgaggagccagaggcagaccAGCACCAGCCTTTCCTCTTCCGCCATGCCAGCTACTCATCTACCACCT cgGATTGCGAGACTGATGGCTACCTCAGCTCCTCCGGCTTCCTGGATGCCTCAGACCCTGCCTTTCAGCCCCCTGGGGGGGTGCCATCCAGCCCCGCTGAGTCCCATCTCTGCCTGCCCTCG GCTTTTGCCCTCTCCATCCCACGTTCTGGCCCTGGCAGCGACTTTTCCCCGGGAGACAG ctATGCCTCAGATGCAGCATCAGGCCTTAGTGATGTGGGAGAAGGGATGGCATGCATGAGGAGACCCCCAGGGAGAAATCTCCGGCGCAGACCGAGATCCCGGCTGCGGGTCACTAGT GTCTCAGACCAGAATGACAGAGTGGTTGAGTGCCAGCTACAGACCCACAATAGCAAGATGGTGACCTTCCGATTTGATCTGGATGGGGACAGCCCAGAGGAGATTGCAGCTGCCATg GTATATAACGAGTTCATTCTGCCCTCGGAGCGAGCTGGCTTCCTGAGCCGTATTCGGGAGATTATCCAGCGAGTGGAGACCCTATTGAAGAGAGATACTGGCCCTGTGGAGGCTGCTGAGGACCCCCTGGGCCCCCAG GAGGAGCCAGTACCATTGCCTGCCCTTTCAAGCCCCCTTCCAGACCAATCCTGTG CAGAGCTCCAGAGCAGCACTTCCCTGGAGCAGCGGAGCTGGGCAGCCTTCTCTACCTCCTCATCTTCTCCTGGAACCCCCTTGTCTCCTGGAAACCTGTTTTCCCCTGGAACCCCTGAAACCCCTGTTTCCCCAAGTCCCATCTTCCCCATCACTTCTTCCCCATACCCCAgcccttcccctttctcccaaGTCTCTTCAAATCTCCCCCAACACTCCCCCAACtctctgcttggattctctcccaGTGCTGCCCAGTTCCCTGTCCCAACCTCTCATTGTCTGCAGAGCTCCATCCTCCCTtcacctgcctcctctcccagtTGTTCCCAGTCGgctctttctcccccttccttcctctcctgcccttccacttctcccctcccctccaccactgcagcccctctcctctctctggctAGTGCCTTCTCGCTGGCTGTAATGACTGTGGCCCAGTCCCTGCTGTCTCCCTCACCTGGGCTCCTGTCCCAGTCCCCTGTGGCCCCTCCTGGTCCCCTACCTAGCCTGCCCCTGCCCGCTCCCCCTGCGGCTTCACCTCCAACAGCTGAGATGGAGAGTGAG GCCCCACCAAATCCTGCTCGGCCGCTCCTGGGTGAAGCCAGACTAGCACCCATCTCTGAAG AGGGAAAGCCACAGCTTGTGGGGCGTTTCCAAGTGACTTCATCCAAGGAACCGGCTGAGCCTCTTCCCCTGCAACCAGCACTCCCAACTCTCTCCAGTTCCCTGAAGCCTCCAACCCCTCAGCTGACCTCAGAGAGCTCAGACACAGAGGATAGTGCTGGAAGTgggccagaggccagggaggctcTGGCTGAGAGTGACCGTGCAGCTGAAGGCCTAGGGGCTGGAGTTGAGGAGGAAGGGGACGATGGGAAGGAACCCCGAGTGGggggcagccccccaccccacagtcaTCCCAGCCCGGTATGGATGAACTACTCCTACAGCAGCCTGTGTCTGAGCAGTGAGGAATccgagagcagtggggaggatgAGGAATTCTGGGCTCAGCTGCAGAGCCTTCGGCAGAA GCACTTGTCAGAGGTGGAGGCACTACAGACACTACagaagaaggaaattgaggaCTTGTACAGCCGGCTTGGGAAGCAGCCCCCACCGGGGATAGTGGCCCCAGCTGCGATGCTGTCCAGCCGCCAGCGCCGCCTCTCTAAGGGCAGCTTCCCCACCTCCCGCCGCAACAGCCTGCAGCGCTCCGAGCCCCTGGGCCCGG tGAATTCAGAACAGAAGCCATGCGTCTCCCCCACACCAGGGCCCACCATGGAGCTTGTACACTCAGAATCTGCTGACCAACACAACTGTGCAAGAAGACCCCAGTACTGA